From one Tepidimicrobium xylanilyticum genomic stretch:
- a CDS encoding sigma-54 interaction domain-containing protein, whose product MDYREYVNKVIKNIPLGIAITDGEGYVKNVNNKLLDMFGYKYANIVAKPIFILFKEPNEIKKLLMDKKSIIDEEVFINAKTNRIRFTLSAYPIYNANGEKKDIIYIFDVTKKERKMADRISQNKAIYTFDKIISQNERFIRLIHFAKEISDSKSTILITGESGTGKEVFAQSIHNYSSRRNEPFVAINSGAIPKSLIESELFGYEEGAFTGAKKEGRPGKFELAHRGTIFLDEIGEMPYDMQTRLLRVIEEGTVSRIGGLDQKVVDVRIIAASNRDLKEEVEKGYFRKDLFYRLNVLPIRIPPLRERKDDIPLLVDYFMEKISLRLNKKKISVSKEKMDELMNYNWPGNVRELENFIELSINLGYMPKLEGEKIEFKPKDIENYKYEHLMLDHVEKMHIIKVLKIFSYNITKTAKALGIGRNTLYRKMTKYEIDCAESEHCSITEQSD is encoded by the coding sequence ATGGATTATAGGGAATATGTTAATAAGGTTATAAAGAACATACCCTTAGGGATAGCTATTACCGATGGGGAAGGGTATGTGAAAAATGTTAATAATAAGCTATTAGATATGTTTGGATACAAATATGCAAACATTGTAGCAAAACCCATATTCATCCTATTTAAGGAGCCTAACGAGATTAAGAAACTTCTTATGGATAAAAAAAGCATAATAGATGAAGAAGTGTTCATCAATGCCAAGACCAATAGGATTAGATTTACCTTATCGGCCTATCCCATATATAATGCTAATGGTGAAAAAAAGGATATTATATACATCTTTGATGTTACTAAAAAAGAGAGAAAAATGGCAGATAGGATATCGCAAAATAAAGCCATATATACCTTTGATAAGATAATATCTCAAAATGAACGTTTTATTCGACTAATTCATTTTGCCAAGGAAATATCTGATTCTAAATCCACTATCCTTATTACAGGAGAATCGGGTACAGGGAAGGAAGTATTTGCTCAATCCATTCATAATTACAGCAGCAGAAGAAATGAACCTTTTGTTGCCATCAATAGCGGTGCTATCCCTAAGAGTTTGATTGAATCGGAATTATTCGGCTATGAAGAAGGGGCCTTTACTGGAGCAAAAAAAGAAGGCCGTCCTGGGAAATTTGAATTGGCACATAGAGGAACCATATTCCTAGATGAGATTGGAGAAATGCCTTATGATATGCAGACGAGACTTTTAAGGGTAATAGAAGAGGGTACAGTTTCTCGAATTGGAGGATTAGATCAAAAAGTTGTGGATGTTAGAATAATCGCAGCAAGCAATAGGGATTTAAAAGAAGAAGTGGAAAAGGGGTACTTTAGGAAGGACCTATTTTATAGATTAAATGTTCTCCCCATAAGAATTCCTCCCTTAAGAGAAAGAAAGGATGACATACCTTTATTAGTCGATTATTTCATGGAGAAGATTTCATTAAGATTAAATAAGAAAAAAATCTCTGTATCTAAAGAAAAGATGGATGAATTAATGAACTATAATTGGCCTGGTAATGTTAGGGAATTGGAAAACTTCATTGAGCTATCAATAAATTTAGGTTATATGCCTAAACTGGAAGGGGAGAAAATTGAATTTAAACCAAAGGATATAGAGAATTATAAATATGAACATCTTATGTTAGACCATGTGGAAAAGATGCATATAATAAAGGTTCTGAAAATATTTTCCTATAATATTACCAAAACGGCAAAAGCCCTTGGCATTGGGCGGAATACCCTCTACAGGAAGATGACCAAATATGAAATAGACTGTGCCGAATCGGAACACTGTTCCATAACAGAACAATCTGATTAG
- a CDS encoding aldehyde ferredoxin oxidoreductase family protein, with the protein MGGYMGKILRVNLTEGTVKDEPLDLKVAQKYLGARGLGVKIMMDEVTANVEPFSEENKLIIATGALTGAPVPTSGRYMVITKSPLTGGIATANSGGFWGPKFKSTGYDAIIFEGKAYKPVYLYIEDDKVEIKDASHIWGKKVSEVTEILKKEHEGANILSIGPAGEKLSLIASIMNDLDRAAGRGGVGAVMGSKNLKAVVVKGSKKVPLFDEERTKKVSAEKVKILRNDPVAGEGLPSYGTAVLVNIINESGVFPVKNFQYSYTENADLISGETLAEKHLVKNAACYRCPIACGRVVELADGSVVGGPEYETIWAYGGDCDVYDLDAINEVNYLCNEYGIDTISAGATIAAAMELYEKGYIKDDEIEADGLSLKWGDPKAIVGWTKKIGLREGFGDKLANGSYRLAESYGVPELSMTAKKQELPAYDPRGIQGHGITYATSNRGGCHVKGYMISPEILGYPEKLDRLTLEGKAAYAKLFHDLTAAIDSMGLCIFSTFGLVLPDYVDMYNAVCGDVYDDNSLLEAGERIWNLEKLFNLREGIDSSQDTLPKRLIEEPIKEGPSKGHVHQLGKLLPEYYEVRGWDENGVPTEETLERLGLEKYKKYIGFATK; encoded by the coding sequence ATGGGTGGATATATGGGGAAAATCCTTAGGGTTAATTTAACGGAAGGAACTGTGAAAGATGAACCTCTAGATTTAAAGGTTGCCCAAAAATATTTAGGCGCCAGGGGCTTAGGGGTTAAGATTATGATGGATGAAGTTACAGCAAATGTGGAGCCATTTAGCGAAGAAAATAAATTGATAATAGCAACAGGAGCATTAACTGGAGCGCCAGTTCCAACTAGTGGAAGGTATATGGTCATTACTAAATCTCCACTAACTGGGGGTATTGCTACAGCTAATTCTGGTGGATTTTGGGGTCCCAAATTCAAATCAACTGGATATGATGCAATAATATTTGAAGGCAAAGCTTATAAGCCAGTATATCTGTATATTGAGGATGATAAGGTTGAAATTAAAGATGCTTCCCATATCTGGGGTAAAAAGGTATCAGAGGTTACTGAAATCCTAAAAAAAGAACATGAAGGGGCTAACATATTATCTATAGGTCCTGCTGGGGAGAAGCTATCCTTAATTGCATCAATTATGAATGATTTAGATCGAGCAGCAGGTCGTGGCGGTGTAGGTGCAGTAATGGGCTCTAAAAACTTAAAAGCTGTAGTTGTAAAGGGAAGCAAAAAAGTACCTTTATTCGATGAAGAGAGGACTAAAAAGGTTTCAGCAGAAAAGGTGAAAATATTAAGAAATGATCCTGTTGCAGGAGAAGGATTACCTTCCTATGGGACAGCAGTCCTAGTAAATATTATAAACGAGTCGGGAGTATTTCCAGTAAAGAATTTCCAATACTCTTATACTGAAAATGCAGATTTAATTTCCGGAGAAACTCTAGCTGAAAAACATTTGGTGAAAAATGCTGCTTGCTATAGATGCCCAATAGCTTGTGGTAGGGTAGTTGAATTAGCCGATGGTTCTGTTGTTGGAGGCCCAGAATATGAGACTATATGGGCTTATGGAGGAGATTGTGATGTATATGACCTTGATGCAATAAATGAAGTTAACTATCTATGTAATGAATACGGAATAGACACTATTTCCGCCGGAGCCACTATAGCTGCAGCTATGGAACTCTACGAAAAGGGATATATAAAGGATGATGAGATAGAAGCAGATGGATTAAGCTTAAAATGGGGAGATCCAAAGGCCATAGTTGGCTGGACTAAAAAGATTGGGTTGAGGGAAGGATTTGGAGATAAATTGGCCAATGGCTCATACAGATTAGCCGAGTCCTATGGAGTCCCTGAGCTATCCATGACAGCTAAAAAACAAGAACTACCAGCCTATGATCCAAGGGGAATTCAAGGGCATGGAATAACCTATGCGACTAGCAATAGAGGTGGCTGCCACGTAAAAGGGTATATGATTAGCCCCGAAATATTGGGTTATCCTGAAAAATTGGATAGACTTACTCTAGAAGGAAAGGCTGCTTACGCTAAACTATTCCATGATTTAACAGCAGCTATCGATTCTATGGGATTATGCATATTTAGTACCTTCGGATTAGTATTACCCGATTATGTAGACATGTATAATGCAGTATGTGGGGATGTATATGATGATAACTCTTTACTTGAAGCTGGAGAAAGGATATGGAATCTCGAGAAGCTATTTAACTTACGAGAAGGAATAGATAGTTCTCAAGATACACTACCTAAGAGATTGATAGAAGAACCAATAAAAGAGGGTCCATCTAAAGGCCATGTACATCAATTAGGCAAACTACTTCCAGAGTATTATGAAGTAAGAGGTTGGGATGAAAATGGAGTACCCACTGAGGAAACTTTGGAAAGATTAGGTCTTGAAAAATATAAAAAGTATATAGGATTTGCAACTAAATAG
- a CDS encoding MOSC domain-containing protein, producing the protein MKKIGMVLDINVSEKKGVVKKPVEKGIFKEDYGLEGDAHAGKWHRQVSLLGIESYRKMKDLGIKGLSHGDFAENITTEGIILHELPVGTRLRIGETIQEVTQIGKQCHTGCAISQQVGKCIMPKEGIFTKVVKGGVVKQGDIIEVLE; encoded by the coding sequence ATGAAGAAAATTGGAATGGTTTTAGATATAAATGTTTCTGAAAAGAAAGGAGTAGTAAAAAAGCCCGTAGAAAAGGGAATATTTAAAGAGGATTATGGGCTAGAAGGAGATGCCCACGCCGGGAAATGGCATAGGCAGGTTAGCCTTTTAGGGATTGAGAGTTATAGAAAGATGAAAGATTTAGGAATAAAAGGATTAAGCCATGGAGATTTTGCAGAAAACATAACTACAGAGGGAATAATTCTACATGAACTTCCTGTTGGTACAAGATTAAGAATTGGGGAAACCATCCAAGAGGTGACTCAAATAGGAAAACAGTGTCATACAGGCTGTGCCATATCCCAACAGGTGGGGAAATGTATTATGCCTAAGGAAGGCATATTTACAAAGGTTGTAAAAGGCGGAGTAGTAAAACAGGGAGATATTATAGAGGTGCTTGAATGA
- a CDS encoding MoaD/ThiS family protein, with protein MIKVEVRLFAHFREGRWKRKVLEFEEGTTLSDIIKHLNIDENEVSMLLLNGIDGPASRKPKDGDVVSLFPPVGGG; from the coding sequence ATGATTAAGGTTGAAGTTAGGTTGTTTGCTCACTTTAGAGAGGGAAGATGGAAAAGAAAAGTTTTAGAGTTTGAAGAGGGAACTACTCTTTCAGATATAATAAAACATTTAAACATAGATGAAAATGAAGTAAGCATGTTATTACTTAATGGAATAGATGGCCCTGCTAGTCGTAAGCCAAAGGATGGAGATGTTGTATCCCTATTTCCACCTGTAGGAGGAGGCTAG
- a CDS encoding ABC transporter ATP-binding protein yields MDLKYLKKYINRYKKQYFIATSIIFLETLVDVVSPTIMSLIIDKGVRNRDMDYIFKLGGLMIFITLLGAIFAVTRNIYSSKVSQSFGADLREDLYIKIQGFSFDNIDRFQDASLITRLTNDVNQVQNFSHGMMRIFVKAPIRLIGAVIMAFLLDYKMGLILIGTIPIGGAVIILNLKLSYPIFKKMQIALDKVNGVMREYLAGIRVVKAFNRFNYERNRFKQVNDNLRDSTLKGMRIVAVFNPLVGLIADIGILVILWVGGIRVNNANIEVGKVMAFVNYMLMVHFSLRMMTRVLNMYTRARASAERIGEVFAEKNTIFETPSPVRLNNIKGHVEFEHVYFKYHSNWKYVLEDINFSINSGEMLGIIGSTGSGKTSLINLIPRFYDVNEGKVKIDGIDVKKMDLNQLRDSIAIVPQKSLLFTGSILDNIKWGYEEASFEEVVKVSKIAQAHDFITSFNEGYNTYVGQGGVNLSGGQKQRISIARALIKKPSILILDDSTSAVDLITEKEIREGLKGFLKDTTTILIAQRITTVMDTDKILVMDNDRIVGIGTHEELLKNCQVYMDIYSSQIGKGEVIYGS; encoded by the coding sequence ATGGATTTAAAATATCTGAAAAAATATATCAATAGGTATAAAAAACAGTATTTTATAGCAACTTCCATAATATTCCTTGAAACCTTAGTGGATGTAGTTAGTCCAACTATAATGTCTCTGATTATAGATAAAGGTGTAAGGAATAGGGATATGGACTATATTTTTAAACTAGGTGGATTAATGATCTTTATTACTTTATTAGGAGCAATTTTTGCTGTTACCAGAAATATATACTCCTCTAAAGTCTCCCAAAGTTTTGGCGCTGATTTGAGGGAAGATCTCTACATTAAAATCCAAGGGTTTTCTTTTGATAATATAGATAGATTTCAAGATGCTTCTTTAATCACAAGGCTGACTAATGATGTAAACCAGGTGCAGAATTTCTCCCATGGAATGATGAGAATATTTGTAAAGGCTCCAATCCGTTTAATTGGAGCAGTAATAATGGCATTTTTACTGGATTATAAGATGGGATTAATATTAATTGGAACCATTCCCATAGGCGGAGCAGTCATAATATTGAATTTAAAATTATCCTATCCTATATTTAAGAAGATGCAAATTGCTTTAGATAAAGTTAATGGAGTTATGAGAGAATATTTAGCTGGGATTCGAGTAGTAAAGGCTTTTAATAGGTTCAATTATGAAAGGAACCGCTTTAAACAAGTTAATGATAATTTAAGGGATAGTACTCTTAAAGGAATGAGGATAGTGGCAGTTTTTAATCCCCTAGTGGGGTTGATAGCAGACATTGGGATTTTAGTTATCTTATGGGTTGGAGGAATTAGGGTTAACAATGCAAATATTGAGGTTGGCAAAGTTATGGCCTTTGTAAACTACATGTTAATGGTGCATTTTTCCCTTAGAATGATGACTAGGGTTTTGAACATGTATACAAGGGCTAGGGCATCTGCAGAAAGGATTGGTGAGGTTTTTGCTGAAAAGAATACCATTTTTGAAACTCCAAGCCCCGTTAGATTAAACAATATAAAAGGTCATGTGGAATTTGAACATGTATACTTTAAATACCACTCTAATTGGAAATATGTTTTGGAAGACATAAATTTTTCCATAAATTCAGGAGAAATGCTTGGGATAATCGGCTCTACTGGTTCTGGGAAAACTTCTTTAATCAATTTAATTCCCAGATTTTATGATGTAAATGAAGGAAAGGTAAAGATAGATGGTATAGATGTAAAGAAAATGGACTTAAATCAGTTAAGGGATAGTATTGCTATAGTGCCCCAAAAATCTCTGCTGTTTACTGGTAGCATATTGGACAATATAAAATGGGGTTATGAGGAGGCTAGTTTTGAGGAGGTAGTTAAGGTATCTAAGATTGCTCAAGCTCATGATTTCATAACTTCCTTTAATGAAGGCTATAATACCTATGTAGGTCAGGGAGGAGTAAATTTATCAGGAGGACAAAAACAGAGAATTTCAATAGCTAGAGCCTTGATAAAAAAGCCTTCCATACTTATATTAGACGATAGCACTTCTGCAGTAGATTTGATAACTGAAAAGGAGATTAGAGAAGGATTAAAGGGGTTTCTAAAGGATACTACCACCATACTTATAGCCCAAAGGATAACTACGGTAATGGATACTGACAAAATACTGGTCATGGATAATGACAGGATAGTGGGAATAGGAACTCATGAGGAACTCTTAAAAAATTGCCAAGTATATATGGACATCTACAGCTCACAGATCGGGAAGGGGGAAGTTATTTATGGATCCTAG
- a CDS encoding ABC transporter ATP-binding protein, translating into MDPRRRRGLAGISGGRNAIFPVEKPKNMKYTLKRLLGFFEGERKGLFITFLLILISSGLTLLVPFLIGKAIDAMVPGAQLVEFKDLKVYLLILLLVYLFSNGLVFFQEFIVVGIAQRVVHKIREKLFDKLQSLPILYFEVKTHGEIMSRLSNDVDNISTTISQSIIQLMTSVINILGSLVMMIYLSWLMTLASLITVPLVFLLTKTIANKTKALFLEQQRALGKLNAHIEESISGIQVVKAFNNEEKVLEEFKRQNHVLRDVGVKAQIWSGYLMPLMNVISNIGFAVISIFGGSLAVRGIISVGIIASFISYSRQFTMPLNELASTFNMLQSGIAGAERVFEILDELEERKDREDAIQADHIKGEVEFRNVSFEYKKGEEVLKDISFKVKPGTNVALVGPTGAGKTTIVNLLTGFYEINKGEILIDGINIKDYKKDSLRKMFGMVLQDTYLFSGTIKDNIRYGRLDARDEEIEKAAKMSRASEFVERLPKGYNSMLLEGGINLSQGQRQLLAIARAILANPSILILDEATSNVDTRTEFQIQEAMINLMKGRTTFIIAHRLSTIRDADIIIVIKDGKIVEKGNHNELINKKGAYYKLYMSQYEGNYKEN; encoded by the coding sequence ATGGATCCTAGGCGAAGAAGAGGATTAGCAGGAATTTCTGGTGGAAGAAATGCTATTTTCCCAGTAGAAAAGCCAAAGAATATGAAATATACCTTGAAAAGGCTTTTGGGTTTTTTTGAAGGAGAAAGAAAGGGGCTATTTATAACCTTCTTATTGATATTGATATCATCTGGGTTAACTTTACTTGTACCCTTCCTAATTGGAAAAGCTATAGATGCCATGGTTCCGGGGGCACAGCTTGTAGAATTTAAGGATTTAAAGGTCTATTTATTGATTTTATTACTGGTATATCTTTTTAGCAATGGCCTTGTATTTTTTCAGGAGTTTATAGTTGTAGGAATTGCCCAGAGGGTAGTACATAAGATCAGGGAAAAATTATTTGATAAGCTTCAATCCTTACCCATTTTATATTTTGAAGTCAAGACTCATGGAGAGATAATGAGTAGACTATCTAATGATGTGGATAATATAAGCACTACCATCTCCCAGTCTATCATACAGCTTATGACTTCAGTAATAAATATATTGGGTTCTTTAGTCATGATGATATATTTAAGCTGGCTCATGACTTTAGCCAGCTTAATCACTGTACCTTTGGTCTTTTTGCTGACTAAAACTATAGCTAACAAGACTAAGGCTTTATTTTTAGAACAACAAAGGGCGTTAGGGAAGTTAAATGCTCATATTGAAGAGTCTATATCTGGGATCCAAGTGGTAAAGGCCTTTAATAATGAAGAAAAGGTATTGGAAGAATTTAAAAGGCAGAACCACGTATTAAGGGATGTGGGAGTTAAAGCTCAAATCTGGTCTGGATATTTGATGCCTTTAATGAATGTTATAAGCAATATTGGGTTTGCTGTAATTTCTATATTCGGTGGCAGTTTAGCTGTAAGGGGTATTATTTCTGTGGGAATTATTGCCAGTTTTATATCCTATTCGAGGCAGTTTACCATGCCACTAAATGAATTGGCAAGTACATTTAACATGTTACAATCTGGAATAGCAGGAGCTGAAAGGGTTTTTGAGATACTGGATGAATTAGAAGAGAGGAAGGATAGAGAAGATGCTATTCAAGCAGACCATATTAAGGGAGAAGTGGAGTTTAGAAATGTTTCCTTTGAATATAAAAAGGGAGAAGAGGTTTTGAAGGATATATCATTTAAAGTTAAGCCTGGGACCAATGTAGCTTTGGTAGGGCCTACTGGAGCTGGTAAAACAACTATAGTAAATTTGCTAACGGGTTTTTATGAAATAAATAAGGGAGAAATATTAATTGATGGGATTAATATTAAGGACTATAAGAAGGATAGTTTGAGAAAAATGTTTGGAATGGTGCTTCAGGATACCTATCTATTTTCCGGAACTATAAAGGATAACATTAGATATGGTAGACTTGATGCAAGGGATGAGGAAATAGAAAAAGCTGCTAAAATGAGTAGAGCCAGTGAATTCGTTGAAAGGTTACCAAAAGGATATAATAGTATGTTGTTGGAAGGTGGCATAAATTTAAGCCAGGGGCAAAGACAGTTATTGGCTATAGCAAGGGCTATTCTTGCCAATCCTTCTATATTAATACTAGATGAAGCTACCTCTAATGTGGATACTAGGACTGAATTTCAAATACAGGAAGCCATGATAAATCTAATGAAGGGAAGAACAACATTTATAATTGCCCATAGGCTTAGCACCATTAGGGATGCAGATATTATTATAGTAATAAAGGATGGCAAAATAGTGGAAAAAGGCAATCATAATGAGCTTATAAATAAAAAAGGAGCCTATTATAAGCTTTATATGAGCCAGTATGAAGGAAACTATAAAGAAAATTGA
- the moaC gene encoding cyclic pyranopterin monophosphate synthase MoaC yields MKFTHFNKEGRARMVEVGEKEDTKRLAVAYGRIRMKEETIKLIKEGLIEKGDVLSVAQIGGIMGSKMTSQLIPMCHNIFISGSDINFNILEDAIEIEAQVRTVGKTGVEMEALTAVSIAALTIYDMCKAVDKDMVIEEIKLIKKSGGRSGEYIRKEAQ; encoded by the coding sequence ATGAAGTTTACCCATTTTAATAAAGAAGGTAGAGCTCGTATGGTAGAGGTGGGAGAAAAGGAGGATACCAAAAGGCTGGCAGTAGCCTATGGCAGGATAAGGATGAAGGAGGAAACCATAAAGCTGATTAAAGAAGGGCTGATAGAAAAAGGGGATGTACTCTCTGTAGCCCAAATAGGCGGTATTATGGGCTCTAAGATGACTAGCCAGCTAATTCCAATGTGCCATAATATATTTATAAGCGGTTCTGACATCAACTTTAATATATTGGAAGATGCAATAGAGATAGAGGCACAAGTAAGAACTGTTGGGAAAACTGGGGTAGAAATGGAAGCCTTAACAGCCGTATCCATAGCTGCACTTACCATCTATGATATGTGTAAGGCAGTAGATAAAGATATGGTCATTGAAGAGATTAAATTGATTAAAAAATCAGGTGGCAGATCGGGAGAATATATCAGAAAAGAAGCCCAGTAG
- the moaA gene encoding GTP 3',8-cyclase MoaA yields the protein MKDQYGRKINYLRISVTDLCNLRCIYCMPEEGIPKVDHKDILFVEEIEGIAKIFVKLGVNKIRLTGGEPLVRKGILDIVERIGKLEGIRDFAMTTNGLLLKEYAKDLKVLGLKRVNISLDTLDDKKYSSITRIGSLQRVMKGIEAAKEVGLTPIKINTVLVGGFNDDEIEDLVRLTEKEEIDVRFIELMPIGEAIKLKADHFLSNEIVLQRVPNLIKIDGEDPSSPAVYYKLPNGKGKVGLINPVSCKFCKNCNRVRLTSQGKLKLCLHSDVEIDLREALRRGQAIEKIIMDAISKKPESHNLEDGVYVSKKMYQIGG from the coding sequence GTGAAAGATCAATATGGAAGGAAGATAAACTATTTACGCATTTCCGTAACCGACCTATGTAATTTGAGATGCATATATTGTATGCCAGAAGAAGGAATACCTAAAGTAGACCATAAGGATATATTATTTGTTGAAGAAATAGAGGGAATAGCAAAGATATTTGTAAAATTAGGAGTTAATAAAATACGGCTTACAGGAGGAGAACCTCTAGTAAGAAAGGGAATATTGGATATAGTGGAGAGAATAGGCAAATTGGAGGGAATAAGGGATTTTGCTATGACCACCAATGGCCTATTGTTAAAGGAATATGCCAAGGACTTAAAGGTCTTAGGCCTTAAGAGGGTAAATATTAGCTTGGATACCCTGGATGATAAAAAATATTCATCTATAACTAGAATTGGGAGTTTACAAAGGGTAATGAAAGGGATTGAAGCTGCAAAAGAAGTGGGGCTTACTCCAATTAAGATTAACACAGTTTTAGTAGGTGGATTTAACGATGATGAAATAGAGGATTTGGTAAGGCTAACGGAAAAGGAAGAAATCGATGTTAGGTTCATTGAATTAATGCCCATAGGGGAAGCCATAAAACTGAAAGCAGACCATTTCCTATCCAATGAAATAGTATTACAGAGGGTACCCAACTTAATAAAAATAGATGGAGAAGACCCATCCTCCCCTGCAGTCTATTATAAACTGCCCAATGGTAAGGGCAAAGTTGGGCTTATAAACCCCGTATCCTGTAAATTCTGTAAAAACTGTAATAGAGTAAGGCTAACATCCCAGGGGAAACTAAAACTATGCCTGCATTCGGATGTTGAAATAGATCTAAGGGAGGCCTTAAGAAGGGGCCAAGCCATAGAAAAAATTATAATGGATGCTATATCTAAAAAGCCTGAATCCCATAACTTAGAAGATGGAGTATATGTATCAAAGAAAATGTACCAGATAGGAGGTTAA